One genomic segment of Xyrauchen texanus isolate HMW12.3.18 chromosome 5, RBS_HiC_50CHRs, whole genome shotgun sequence includes these proteins:
- the LOC127644437 gene encoding transcription factor Sp9-like — MLNNMDLNSQDSFYSQFDNCNSSAIGLESHGSKDSQDVFMDSGRTAPAQFAHGALITPKTEPTSTDQYNSCHGPKERYPTSLAYSGSFYVETSQGAPCSTETLLNMITEIVGISTTPMSEAHQCTNGQMNTSHSSVDSGRSSFGDEGVQRQASPPLFSPGQAGHNYPESQTTTTQAQDSSVSNLNFCSTAQASTHDEEPLSESTMFPVAIKNEFESSCYEWGAFNKSDNYLDAGFQSEAFTMSNNFPTDQQVDVKELLDSYSPICSNPEIEFKVESSLKQEQCFGDACAQGFSTHMFNYSAPIMDIPSNNLLKPTIFPNIELQSSCDSTFSTSTIDSVLYSSLLPESFSQTYTRAQKPNRVRKSPASSTGPAKEKPFTCPMETCDRRFSRSDELNRHIRIHTGHKPFQCRICLRSFSRSDHLTTHTRTHTGEKPFSCDVCGKRFARSDERKRHGRVHLKQKEKMELKPQVVNAWPFTLPEAI, encoded by the exons ATGCTTAACAATATGGATTTGAACTCTCAAGATTCTTTCTACTCTCAGTTCGACAACTGTAACAGTTCTGCTATTGGGCTGGAATCTCACGGCTCGAAAGACAGCCAGGATGTTTTCATGGATTCTGGAAGAACAGCACCAGCTCAGTTTGCACACG GTGCGCTTATTACCCCCAAAACGGAGCCCACAAGTACAGATCAGTACAACTCTTGTCACGGTCCTAAAGAGAGATACCCAACCTCCTTGGCGTACTCTGGCAGTTTctatgtagaaacatctcaaggagcGCCCTGCAGCACGGAAACATTGCTCAACATGATAACCGAAATCGTTGGCATCTCAACAACCCCCATGTCGGAAGCCCATCAGTGTACAAACGGCCAGATGAATACCAGCCATTCCTCTGTTGACAGTGGCCGTAGCAGTTTTGGAGACGAGGGGGTCCAGAGACAGGCCTCCCCGCCGTTGTTTTCCCCAGGTCAGGCAGGCCACAACTACCCGGAGTCCCAGACCACCACCACACAGGCACAAGACTCTTCCGTATCGAATTTGAACTTTTGCTCCACTGCGCAAGCTTCCACCCATGACGAGGAGCCGCTCTCGGAGTCTACAATGTTCCCAGTGGCGATCAAAAATGAATTCGAGAGCAGCTGTTACGAGTGGGGAGCATTTAATAAGTCTGATAACTACTTGGATGCTGGCTTTCAGTCAGAGGCATTCAcaatgtcgaataatttcccaACCGATCAACAGGTGGACGTGAAAGAGCTTTTGGACTCATATTCTCCAATTTGCTCAAATCCAGAGATTGAATTCAAAGTGGAGAGCTCCCTTAAACAAGAGCAGTGCTTTGGAGATGCATGCGCGCAGGGTTTCAGTACTCACATGTTTAACTATTCTGCTCCAATTATGGATATCCCATCCAATAATCTCTTGAAACCGACCATATTTCCAAATATTGAACTCCAGTCCAGTTGCGACTCAACCTTCTCGACCTCAACTATAGACTCAGTTCTGTATTCTTCTTTATTGCCGGAGTCTTTCAGTCAAACTTACACAAGGGCTCAGAAACCTAATCGGGTAAGAAAGAGCCCTGCCTCCTCCACCGGACCCGCCAAGGAGAAACCCTTCACATGTCCCATGGAGACCTGTGACCGACGCTTCTCTCGATCGGATGAGCTCAACAGACACATCCGTATCCACACTGGACACAAACCTTTCCAGTGCCGAATCTGTTTGCGTAGCTTCAGCAGAAGTGACCATCtgaccacacacactcgcacgcacacggGTGAGAAGCCTTTTTCTTGTGATGTATGCGGCAAACGCTTTGCAAGAAGCGACGAAAGGAAGCGGCACGGCCGCGTGCACCTCAAACAGAAAGAAAAGATGGAGTTGAAGCCACAGGTAGTTAATGCGTGGCCATTCACTTTGCCCGAGGCCATCTGA